ATACCCACAAGAAGAACGGAGTCAGCACAATGCGGCTCATGGTGAGCTGGCTTGCAATCGAAAGCGGTTTGCGGTGGGCGGGGTCGCGGTAATACCAATAAGCGTAGGCGACAGTAGAAGCGATAATCAAGAGAATCGACGTCACCATGCAAATCTGCTGGTAGTCTTCGAGATTCAACAAGTACACGCCCATGGTCACCGTAATCGCGATGTTCGACATCTTGCTCCAGCGGCGTTTACGGGGGAGCGACTTGCCTTCGCGTAGCACGCCGAGGCTAAAGAGCGTGTGGGCGACAAGACGGGCCAACAGGAATACGCAACCGACGGCGAGTAACTTTTCGGCTTGATCGTTTTGGAGCAAGTCGCGCACAAAAATGCTGGTCATCACCGCAAACGAAAGGAATCCGTCAACCACGTTCAGCCAGAGTCGGTAATAGGGCTTTTCAATTTCTTGCGAACGGAGTTGGTACAAATTAACCCAACCCATGATGAGGGCGATTGCAACCAGGGCGGTGGCGGTTTTGGCCATGCCCATCCAGATAAAGACAATGACGGCTATAAAAACCATAGCTCGCAAAACGCTCCAAACTCGTGAGCGCAGTCTAATATCGGATGTCTGTTCTTGTGTCATTTAAAGCCTCTGTCAAACTTCTAATAGTTGTCTTGCGTGCTCGCGAATCGTGTCGCTTTCACCACCGAGCATGCGAGAAAGTTCCTTAATACGACCGTCGTGGTCCAGTTCGACCACATGCGTGTACGTGCGGCCGTCGATTTCTTCCTTGCTGACCGCGAGTTGGTTCTTGGCTCGGCTTGCCACCTGGTGCAAGTGCGTAATCGTGAGCACTTGGTGGTGCTGGCCCAAGTTCTTTAATGCCTCGCCGATGCTGTTGCCGACTTCGCCGCTGATTCCGGAATCCACTTCGTCGAATATCAAGAGGGGAACGCGGTCGAGGTCGGCCATCACGCTCTTGATCGAAAGCAGTACGCGGCTGAGTTCGCCGCCCGAAACCGCTTTTTGCAGGCTCTTGAAGCCTTCGCCGGGGTTTGGGGCGAGCGTAAATTCAATCTTGTCGGCGCCATTGGGCGACAAAGACTGCATGGTAATCGATGTCGCAAAAATTGCCTTCGGCATGCCGAGCGTGTTCAGAATGGCGCTTACGGCCTTGTCGTAGCGCTCTGCGGCTTTCTGGCGAGATGTCGTCAGCTTGAGGGCGGTTGCCTGCAATGCTTCATGCGCCTTCTTGGATTGCCTGGAAAGTTCTTCCAAATCGGCGTCCAAGTTTTCAAGGCTGGAAAGTTCTTCCTTGCGTTGTTCGGTCAAGGCAATTAGGCCCGCGACATCGGTGCGGTACTTGCGCTTGAGCTTTTGAATCTGGGCAATGCGGGCGTTGGCGCGGTCAATGTCGGCGGCACTCATGGCTGCGGACGGGCGCAGACGCAACAAATCCTTGCAAACACTTTCGTACGGGTCGGTCACTTCGTCAAGCGACTTCAAATAATCTTCGTAGTCCGGGAGTTTTGCGGCGAGTGAACGCAACTTGGATTGCAATATTTGCACTTGGTCCAAGAGCCCGTTTTCGCCACCCAGCATTCCCTGAATGTCGTTCAAGTAGCG
Above is a genomic segment from Fibrobacter sp. UWB5 containing:
- the pgsA gene encoding CDP-diacylglycerol--glycerol-3-phosphate 3-phosphatidyltransferase, with the translated sequence MVFIAVIVFIWMGMAKTATALVAIALIMGWVNLYQLRSQEIEKPYYRLWLNVVDGFLSFAVMTSIFVRDLLQNDQAEKLLAVGCVFLLARLVAHTLFSLGVLREGKSLPRKRRWSKMSNIAITVTMGVYLLNLEDYQQICMVTSILLIIASTVAYAYWYYRDPAHRKPLSIASQLTMSRIVLTPFFLWVFFYDNDLDYSNNSLVFKSLSLVMVLGFMLTDFLDGYLARKLGEVSTLGKYLDPFSDKISNMTIFMCFIATGYAPVWMVALIYFRESSVETLRTLAASEGLIMPARRSGKWKTALQGIGIVAILLGALDPMEAIIPNYQAFWAIFPQAVMGVITAITIISGIDYFVASKHILKKFV
- the recN gene encoding DNA repair protein RecN; protein product: MLKHLSISGFTLIANAEVPFRDGFTAITGETGAGKSVLLKSLRIVCGDKAQSTMVRTGEEKAVVEATFDIANEPQVKKVLEELELDSDDELIIRREIQENGKSRARVNGAVVALPDLQRLGEELIQMHGQSEQLLLRDIRTHTQMLDDFAGNGELLAEYTSEWTAWNKIQDEIKATEERAKNLAAQKDFLKFQFDELSKASLKEGEEEALEEKVNSASKQEAETRYLNDIQGMLGGENGLLDQVQILQSKLRSLAAKLPDYEDYLKSLDEVTDPYESVCKDLLRLRPSAAMSAADIDRANARIAQIQKLKRKYRTDVAGLIALTEQRKEELSSLENLDADLEELSRQSKKAHEALQATALKLTTSRQKAAERYDKAVSAILNTLGMPKAIFATSITMQSLSPNGADKIEFTLAPNPGEGFKSLQKAVSGGELSRVLLSIKSVMADLDRVPLLIFDEVDSGISGEVGNSIGEALKNLGQHHQVLTITHLHQVASRAKNQLAVSKEEIDGRTYTHVVELDHDGRIKELSRMLGGESDTIREHARQLLEV